One Acaryochloris thomasi RCC1774 genomic window, AGTGTTGGTGATTGCGACTTCGCGAATTTGCTCGAAGAAGAGCTGATCGGCTGGGGTGAAGTCTGTGCCAAAGCGATCGTTGAGCTTGTCCACGAGGGTTGAGAGCAGAACGTCTTCATCAGCTTGGCCTGTACCGACTTCTTTGGGACCATAGAGACCTTCAGCTTCCCCTGCTTTGAGGCTGATTGCACCCTCGCTAATTTTTTGGAGGCGATAGTATTTGAGTTCAACCTCATCGTCAACGTTGATTTGGGTACTGTCTGGCGTGCGGGGAAGCTTGGTGAGCAGGTAGCGGCCAAAGGTATACAGCTTTTCTAAATCGGAGTCTTGGTAGGGAATAATTTGAGAGAGGAAGAGATAAAGGTTCCGAAAGCTGGCTAATTGGCTTTTGAACAGGGCTTGATCCTCTTCTGTAAGGGTCAGGTACTGTTCAACGACCTGATCGAGGATGCTGTTGAGCTGCTTGTGTTCGCGGCCAGTGGGATTGATGCGATCGCAAAACCAGATCTTGCACCAGCGATTAATATCATCGTCATCATAAAGCTGCCATTGACTAAGGCGATAGGCTAAATCATTAAGCTGTTGCGGATCAGACTGCCCACCAATGGGAGTCATTTCATAGTAGGGCTTGAAGGCAGCATAGATTTCATCAGGATCGTTCACAAAGTCGAGGACAAAGGTATCGGTTTTGCCTCGGGTGGTGCGATTGAGTCGCGAAAGGGTCTGCACTGCTTGAATATTAGCCAGCCGCTTATCGACGTACATTGTGTGCAACAGCGGCTGGTCAAATCCGGTTTGGTATTTTTCGGCCACCAGCAGCACCTGGTATTCTTCCGTGTCAAACTTTTCCCGCAGTTCAGCTTCTTTGACGCCGTTGTTCATCCCAACTTCGGTAAATTTCTGGTTGGGATAGTCTTTGAGAGCGACTTCACCCGAGAAAGCCACGAGGGATTTCACGTCGGTGTAGCCTTTGTCTTTGATGTACTGATCAAAGGCTAGCTTGTAGCGGACGGCATGTTCGCGAGAGCTGGTGACCACCATCGCCTTGGCCCGACCGCCAATTTTGTGGCGGGTGTGGGTGCGGAAATGCTCCACCATGATTTCTACTTTTTGGGCAATGTTGTAGTCATGTAGATCGACAAAGCGGGCTAGGGCGCGGGCAGCTTTGCGGCGGGGAACTTCAGGATCCTCTTCAATGGCTTGGACAAGTTCGTAATAGCGCTGGTAGCAGGCGTAGTGGGCCAGGACATCCATAATGAAATTCTCTTCAATGGCCTGCCGCATACTGTAGAGATGAAAGGGGGACTGGCCGCTGTCTCCGGGTTCATCGAAGACGGCGAGGGTTTTGAATTTGGGGGTGGCGGTAAAGGCAAAGAAGCTGAGGTTGGGCTGTTTGGTGCGCTTGAGCTGTTCCCGCAGTAAATTCTCTTGGGCAACATCGCTGAGATTGTCTTCTTCGAGGTCAAGGAACTGTTCAGCAATGGCGGACTCAATGCCGTCTTTGTTGAGGATTTTGCGGAGTTCCATCGCGGTTTCGCCACTTTGAGAGCTGTGAGCTTCATCGACGATGATGGCGAAGCGTTTGCCTTGGGTGGCAATTTCGATAGTTTGACCTTTTTTCTCTAAGGTCTGAATCGCCTGGGTAATGAAAGGGAATTTTTGGATGGTGGAAATGATAATGGGCACGCCATCAGCAAGGGCGGTGGCAAGCTGTTGAGTGTTGTCTTCGATTTTTTGGACGACGCCTTGCTTGTGTTCAAACTGGTAGATGGTGTCTTGAAGCTGTTTATCGAGGACGACGCGATCGGTGATAACAACAACGGAATGGAAGACTTTTTGATCGTTAGTGTCATGGAGACTGGAGAGGCGATGGGCTAACCAAGCAATAGAATTAGATTTGCCAGACCCGGCGGAATGCTGAATCAGGTAGTTATGCCCAGAGCCATGTTCCCAGGCGTGGTTCGTGAGCTTACGAACGACATCGAGCTGATGGTAGCGCGGAAAAATCAGGGCTTCTCTCTGGTGGCGCTTGAGTCCTTTGGCGGTGGCAACCTTAGTTTCTTTAACTTCTAAATGGAGAAATCGCGCCAGGATACCCATGAGGCTGTCTTTGGTGAGCACCGCTTGCCACAGGTAGCTCGTGCGGACATCGCCGTCGATGGGTGGGTTCCCGGCTCCGTGGTGGTGGCCGCGATTGAAGGGCAGAAAGAAGGTGTCTTTGCCTTCGAGTTTGGTGGTCATGTAGACCCGATCGGGGTCTACGGCAAAGTGAACGAGGCAGCGCTGTTTGAAGGTAAACAGCAGTTCTTTGGGGTCGCGGTCTTTGTACTGCTGCTGGGCGTGGTCTACGGTTTGGCCGCTGGTGGGGTTTTTTAGCTCTAGGGAGGCGATGGGTAAACCATTAACGGCAATGACGAGATCGGGAATAGCTCCGCTGGCAGTTTTGACTTGGCGAGTGAGGGTGAGGCGATTTTGGGTGTAGCGGGTGTAGGCGTCGGGGTCCATGCCGGTGTTGGGGGCAAAGTAGGCAAGGCGGACGGTTTTGCCGAAGCATTTGAAGCCGTTGCGGAGAATAGTGAGCATCCCTTTGCTCTGTAGCTCTTTGGTGAGGCTATCGAGGAGGATGGTATCGGCGTTGTCTGGGTTGAGGGTGGTGAAGCGGGTCCAGAATTTGGGTTGGGTGGTCTGGATGAAGTGGATGATGTCGGCGGGGAAGAGGGCGCGCTCTTTATCGTAGTCGTGGGGGTCGCCTTTGCTGTAGCCGCCTGCGGTGGTTAGGGATTGCTCAATGGCGTCTTCAAAGTTGATTTCTTTGAGCATGAGAAGTGACCGAAAAGGGTTTAACTACTTTGGGCTGGACGATTGACTCGAACGAGTTGTCCCGTTAAGTTACCTGCGCTGAGAATGGCGGCATGAATCCTCTCTGACATCCGTTGACGATTGAGATCTTCGGTACAAACGATAATACCTGCGTGGTCAGGAGAACTTTTGTGTAAACGAATGAAGTCAGCTCGATTAACAGTAATGACTGCGCGATCAAGTGAGATCGCAAACGCTAAAACATCCTCGTCAGGAATGCGTTGATTGGCTTGTCCAGCTTCTTGAACGGTCAAGACATCATGGCCCAATTCCCGTAGATAGTCGCTGACTTTTTTGGAGAATCCTTCGTCAGCGTAGAGTCTTGCCTGATATGGTTCTGACATTGTTTAGGCTGCTGCTTGCCGCTGAAGTGCGGCTTCAATTTCATCGGTATGAAGATCGGCATAGTGCCATGCATTGGTAAGGTCAGCAGCGGTCAGAGCAGGGTAATCTTCAAGTAGATCGGCTTCGGTTGCACCTTGATGGCGCAGGCTGATGAGTTGCCAAACTGTGATGCGGGTTTGACGGATACAAGCATCGCCCCCCATAACGCCTGAATTTTTTTCGATGCCAATCCAGATATCGCTAAGGCTACCTACAAGCAGTTGGATGGCCTGGGCTTTCTCTTCAGGGGTTAGGGCTAATAGTTTTTGGTGGAGCTGCTGAAGGGTCATCGTTTCTTGACTCTCTGCGATTGTGTGTCATAGAAGGTTTCTATCGATTTTCGGAGATTGATCAGGCTGGTGTAGATGTATATGTAGGTGCCAAGGGGAAAAGCTATATGTAATTTTAGGGACTCAACATTACATATAAACAATCTTATGTAAGGCAAGAGGCTTATTCCATAATGCGTTGAGAGTTTGGTTCAGATGGAAATTTCATCTAGAGGCAGTAAACCTGCATCGACATCAGGGAATTCCTCTTCAATATCGGGGAGAGTGGCCAGCAGTTCCGTTGGAGTGGGTTGGGGGAGTTTTACGTTGCGGACGTCGATTTTGCCGGTGACGGCGTTGGTGATGAGGGCGGTGCGGTATTCTTTGAGCTTTTTTAAAGATATCTGTGTTGCAGATGCCAAGCTATGGTCTATTTCTAGTTTCGAATCCAAAAAATTGATAATACACACTTGTTCGTTTAGAGGTGGCAGCAAGATGTTTATCTTTTTCAGAAAATCGCAAGTTAGTGCAGCCCGTGTACTACCGGCACCATTACTTTCATTCCGAAGCCATTGATAAGCAGCTTGCAAGTATCTCCGAAGATAAATTGCACCCATGACCTCAGAGATAGGTTGAATAGAGGCTAAATGCTGGCTAATGGTTGCTTCAAAGCTAAGTAATGCAGAACGCCCACGAGTTTGCCCCTCGCCTGTAATGGCAATTAATACACTTCCTGCGGGCACAACTGGTAGATGACACTCCTCTAGCGCTTGTTTGGAAATATGCTGCTCTGCCTCTACAATAATTTCCTCATTGATTTTGCTACTGTTGAGCCAAGGAAAATCTTTTCTAGACCAGTATTCTGCTTTGTCACGCTTAGGGGTTGAGCCGTTACCGATGCTAGCAAAGTACCCCAGCTTTGCTATTCCCCAATGGGCTGGAATTTCGCCTAGCCATTTGATGCCGGAGTCTTTCATGGGGACGGTGGGGTCGAGTCCTTTGGTGACGGCTTGGCTGATGAGGGCGGTGCGTTTTTCGGCGAGCTTTTCTAGGAGGGCTTCTTTTTTGGCAATCAGAGCGTCGATTTGGGCCGTTTTGTGGTCGAGAAAAGTTGCGATCGTTTGTTGTTCTGGGAGGGATGGGACAAGTATCGCCAGATTTCCTATGAAGTCCCAGCTCGCGCGAGGCATCTTTGTACCGAAAGTTGAGGAGTCAACTATATGAATAAAATCTCTAGAAACTGAGTAATAGCGTAAGAAAGGAGGAAAAATACT contains:
- a CDS encoding type I restriction endonuclease subunit R → MLKEINFEDAIEQSLTTAGGYSKGDPHDYDKERALFPADIIHFIQTTQPKFWTRFTTLNPDNADTILLDSLTKELQSKGMLTILRNGFKCFGKTVRLAYFAPNTGMDPDAYTRYTQNRLTLTRQVKTASGAIPDLVIAVNGLPIASLELKNPTSGQTVDHAQQQYKDRDPKELLFTFKQRCLVHFAVDPDRVYMTTKLEGKDTFFLPFNRGHHHGAGNPPIDGDVRTSYLWQAVLTKDSLMGILARFLHLEVKETKVATAKGLKRHQREALIFPRYHQLDVVRKLTNHAWEHGSGHNYLIQHSAGSGKSNSIAWLAHRLSSLHDTNDQKVFHSVVVITDRVVLDKQLQDTIYQFEHKQGVVQKIEDNTQQLATALADGVPIIISTIQKFPFITQAIQTLEKKGQTIEIATQGKRFAIIVDEAHSSQSGETAMELRKILNKDGIESAIAEQFLDLEEDNLSDVAQENLLREQLKRTKQPNLSFFAFTATPKFKTLAVFDEPGDSGQSPFHLYSMRQAIEENFIMDVLAHYACYQRYYELVQAIEEDPEVPRRKAARALARFVDLHDYNIAQKVEIMVEHFRTHTRHKIGGRAKAMVVTSSREHAVRYKLAFDQYIKDKGYTDVKSLVAFSGEVALKDYPNQKFTEVGMNNGVKEAELREKFDTEEYQVLLVAEKYQTGFDQPLLHTMYVDKRLANIQAVQTLSRLNRTTRGKTDTFVLDFVNDPDEIYAAFKPYYEMTPIGGQSDPQQLNDLAYRLSQWQLYDDDDINRWCKIWFCDRINPTGREHKQLNSILDQVVEQYLTLTEEDQALFKSQLASFRNLYLFLSQIIPYQDSDLEKLYTFGRYLLTKLPRTPDSTQINVDDEVELKYYRLQKISEGAISLKAGEAEGLYGPKEVGTGQADEDVLLSTLVDKLNDRFGTDFTPADQLFFEQIREVAITNTQIQQAAEANTIENFAPVFYKLLESLFIERMEDNEDIFLHLMNDEGFHKIAAQYLMQAVYHQIHKRQDRE
- a CDS encoding DUF5615 family PIN-like protein, producing MSEPYQARLYADEGFSKKVSDYLRELGHDVLTVQEAGQANQRIPDEDVLAFAISLDRAVITVNRADFIRLHKSSPDHAGIIVCTEDLNRQRMSERIHAAILSAGNLTGQLVRVNRPAQSS
- a CDS encoding DUF433 domain-containing protein, producing MTLQQLHQKLLALTPEEKAQAIQLLVGSLSDIWIGIEKNSGVMGGDACIRQTRITVWQLISLRHQGATEADLLEDYPALTAADLTNAWHYADLHTDEIEAALQRQAAA
- a CDS encoding restriction endonuclease subunit S gives rise to the protein MGKHQLYPKYKDSGIDWIGEVPEFWLLKRLKFSAYLVNQKIDAESSTLPYMGLEHIQSWTGERIKDSNASSEGIGSHFLPNDVLFGKLRPYLAKVHLAKHEGLASTEALVLRSRDSIFPPFLRYYSVSRDFIHIVDSSTFGTKMPRASWDFIGNLAILVPSLPEQQTIATFLDHKTAQIDALIAKKEALLEKLAEKRTALISQAVTKGLDPTVPMKDSGIKWLGEIPAHWGIAKLGYFASIGNGSTPKRDKAEYWSRKDFPWLNSSKINEEIIVEAEQHISKQALEECHLPVVPAGSVLIAITGEGQTRGRSALLSFEATISQHLASIQPISEVMGAIYLRRYLQAAYQWLRNESNGAGSTRAALTCDFLKKINILLPPLNEQVCIINFLDSKLEIDHSLASATQISLKKLKEYRTALITNAVTGKIDVRNVKLPQPTPTELLATLPDIEEEFPDVDAGLLPLDEISI